GATAAAGCGACACCAGGGCGCACACCGGTTTAGCTGCCATGGCCGCGAGATCAGACAGGCTCCCGGCCATTGTTCTGTACCCCAGGTCATATTTTGTGAAGTACCGAAGATCGAAGTGCACGCCCTCGGCAAACGAATCGGTCGACACGACCGTGCCGTTTTTCATCACCATCGCGTCATCACCGATACTGATCCTGACTTCGTGCCTTTTATGAGGAAATCTTTTTCTGATATAATCGATCAGCTGCAGTTCGCTGGCGCGTTGCTTAGGAATCATAAGTAACTAGTAATTGGTTGTTAGCTATTTGGGATTTTGGATTTCGAATTTGTTTATGTCTCATGCTGAGTATTCGACACGAAGCGGGATTTAGATATTCGGATTTAGGATTTGATGAATTAGACATGAAATTCTATTATGTCTCCATCATGCAGAATATAGTTCTTCTCGACCCGCTGCCCCGTGTATCCCGCATCGTTCCACAGCCGCGTGTACTGAAGGTTCTGCTTGAAGTCCTTGTGGATATACTCCGCGGCATCGATTACTGTTGTCCCGGACCTTAGCACGACCGGATCTTTCCGGGCCGGTGCCTGGCCTGCTTTCTTCGTGTATACACGGATGATCCCCAGTCTTTTGAAAATCTCATGTTTCAACACCGCAAGGCTGTCATGGTTCACAGCTGAAACAGGGATGAACGGTACCGCGTATTTTTTGCTCTGGCTAAAAGCTTTTAAGTTCTCTTCAACCGCTTTCGCGTCGGTCTTGTTGACGCAGAGTACTGCTTTGATCACGTTCCCTCCTGCTGCCGCAGCATCGCTGCCAAGATCACACGCGATGTTATGACCGGCAAGCATCTCCTGGATCAATTCGTACTGGGTCTCGAGGTCTTCGGTAGCGTCGAGCACGATCAGCACAAAAGCTGCCGAGCGGTATATCGAATACATCCACGGCTGCGTATCATCGGACAGCGGCGGCGTGTCAATGATCTGAATGAGGACGTCCTCGTAGGGCATCATGCCGACCTGCGGCGAGGTCGTCGTGTAGGGGTATTCGGCGACCGGCACGTTCGCATTGGTCAGGGCGTTCAAAAGCGCCGATTTCCCGGCGTTCGGAAGACCCAGCATCGCGACCTGACCCGCACCCTGCTTGTCGACCTGATACCACGCGGTAGACGGTCCGCCGCCGCTCTTGCGGCCGTGTTCCAACGCCTCCTTGATCTTGCTGATCTTGCTCTTCAGGTCACCCTGGATCTTCTCGGTCCCCTTGTGTTTCGGCATGATCGCCAGCATTTCCTGCAAATACGCGAGTTTTTCCTGAGGCGTTTTTGCCTCCCGGTATTTTTTCTCCGCTTCGTAATATTGGGGTGTCAGGTTAGCCGGCATCGCTATCGATCCATCGCTGTCTTCATTTTAATGAAATTATCATGTAAGTCAATATTTATCCTGCTCATTGACCGGTTTGAAAGCGCTGCAGCAGGCTGGTCACGCGAATCACCCATCCTGCCGCTTCGATCCGTTTGAATATGGCAAGAGCTTCCAGCAAATCGCCCTGAGCTTTTTCACTTTTACCTTCATCGGCCTCGACCCGCCCCAGGTAATAAAGAACGCGGCCCTGGTTATATACGTCCTTCAGTTTTTTGAATAATTCCAGCGCGCTTACCAGCACTTCACTGGCCTCAGCATATCTTTTTTTCTGTAAATAGGATCTTCCCAGGATCACCTTGAGCGATCCGACACGAACCTGAAGATTGTTTTTCTCAGCCAGCGAGATCTCACAGGAAATGCACCGCTGAAAATCAGCGTCAACCGGCAACCCCTGCTCCAGTCGAAACATCATTTTTGTTTCGTTGACCCGCGCAGTGATCTCGGGATTTTGAAGTTTTTCATTGATCCGTTCCACCTCAGCCAATACCTGCTCGCCTTCCTCGAATTTACCAGCTTCAATTGCGGCAAGCACAAAATGGGCATCGGTGATCGCCAGCGAATAATCATCACCCATTCGTTTTTTAAGGATCCGGGCCTCGTTGTACAACTGGCTGGCTTTCGAGTTGTTACCGAGCTTTGAATGCGCGTTCGCCAGATTACTGGTGATAATGCCGATCTCCATTATTTCACCGGTTGCTTCGCGGATGCGCAATGCTTCCGCAAACCGTGCAAGCGCCTGCCGGAAATTACCCAGCAGCATATCGTTCATCCCGAGATTGTTCATGCAGGTCGCAATACCCCGCTTATCACCCGCGGCGCGCCTGATGTGCAGAGCTTTATTGAGATACCGGGCGGCTTGCTCGTACTCACCGGTCCTCTGGAATACGGTGCCGATGTTGTTCAGTGCCAGCGCCATCTGAAGCTTCATACCCAGTTTTTCAAAAATCTCAAGGGCTTTTTCATAGTGTTCTTGTGCGCTGACAACATCCCCGCCACGCCAGTATTTGATCGCCAGATTATTGTAGGTATAGGCAAGACCCTCCAGGTTATTGCTCTTTTCAAATAATTTCCCTGCTTGCTTGTGCTTTTCACCGGCGAGCCCGAGATCACCCAGATAGCCGTACGCCCGGGCTAGTTGGTTCAGGGACCATGCCTGTCCATTGACATCACCGATGTTCTGGAACAAGCCAAGCGCTTGCATCGAAGCCCGCTTTACCGCATCGAAATCGCCGACATCGGAATTTATCTCGGCTACCGAAAGAAAGGAATCGGCCATCAACTTCTTTATGCCCGATCGTTCAGCCATGCGCAGACATTGGTTA
This window of the bacterium genome carries:
- a CDS encoding tetratricopeptide repeat protein gives rise to the protein MKRKHLTDILQGNFDKIDDPAVFDSAGQFATAVRWSILLRKTGILGMIGNFDIATTIANQCLRMAERSGIKKLMADSFLSVAEINSDVGDFDAVKRASMQALGLFQNIGDVNGQAWSLNQLARAYGYLGDLGLAGEKHKQAGKLFEKSNNLEGLAYTYNNLAIKYWRGGDVVSAQEHYEKALEIFEKLGMKLQMALALNNIGTVFQRTGEYEQAARYLNKALHIRRAAGDKRGIATCMNNLGMNDMLLGNFRQALARFAEALRIREATGEIMEIGIITSNLANAHSKLGNNSKASQLYNEARILKKRMGDDYSLAITDAHFVLAAIEAGKFEEGEQVLAEVERINEKLQNPEITARVNETKMMFRLEQGLPVDADFQRCISCEISLAEKNNLQVRVGSLKVILGRSYLQKKRYAEASEVLVSALELFKKLKDVYNQGRVLYYLGRVEADEGKSEKAQGDLLEALAIFKRIEAAGWVIRVTSLLQRFQTGQ
- a CDS encoding GTPase; amino-acid sequence: MPANLTPQYYEAEKKYREAKTPQEKLAYLQEMLAIMPKHKGTEKIQGDLKSKISKIKEALEHGRKSGGGPSTAWYQVDKQGAGQVAMLGLPNAGKSALLNALTNANVPVAEYPYTTTSPQVGMMPYEDVLIQIIDTPPLSDDTQPWMYSIYRSAAFVLIVLDATEDLETQYELIQEMLAGHNIACDLGSDAAAAGGNVIKAVLCVNKTDAKAVEENLKAFSQSKKYAVPFIPVSAVNHDSLAVLKHEIFKRLGIIRVYTKKAGQAPARKDPVVLRSGTTVIDAAEYIHKDFKQNLQYTRLWNDAGYTGQRVEKNYILHDGDIIEFHV